The Fictibacillus phosphorivorans genomic sequence GGTATGGAAGAATTGATCGGTGTCATTAAGCATGAGCTCGTGCACTATCATATGCATATCGAGGGCAGAGGGTATAAACATGGTGACGATGACTTTAAATATTGGCTTCATAAAGTAGGTGGGTCTCGTTTCTGCCAATCCATCCCGGAAAAAAGAAGAACAGAGAGTTATAAATACGCTTATATGTGTACAGACTGTATGCAGTCTTATAAAAGAAAAAGGAAAATCGACACGAGAAGATACGTTTGTGGAAAGTGCAGAGGGAAATTAAAACAGGTTTCTTTAAAATAGGGTGTTGACTTCGAATATAGGTATGTGGTAATTTAATAAAGTCGCTGTTAGACATACCTATTACATAGCTTTTAAAAGCAGGTATCGTAAAGCGAATGCGGCTCAGAAAAAACTTATAAAACTAGTTGACATCTGAATCCAAAACGATTATGATATTAATTGTCCTTAAAAGACATTCCACAGTAGCTCAGTGGTAGAGCTATCGGCTGTTAACCGATCGGTCGTAGGTTCGAGTCCTACCTGTGGAGCCATACAGAGAAGTACCCAAGTGGCTCAAGGGGCTCCCCTGCTAAGGGAGTAGATCGCTAACGCGGTGCGAGGGTTCGAATCCCTTCTTCTCTGCCATCTGGCCCGTTGGTCAAGCGGTTAAGACACCGCCCTTTCACGGCGGTAACACGGGTTCGAATCCCGTACGGGTCACCAAATACTTTTTTTCAAGTAATACCTATAGATTGATGGACTCGTGGTGTAGTGGTTAACATGCCTGCCTGTCACGCAGGAGATCGCCGGTTCGACCCCGGTCGGGTCCGCCATTATTTCTAAGGTGTTGGGCTATAGCCAAGCGGTAAGGCATCGCACTTTGACTGCGACATGCGTTGGTTCGAATCCAGCTAGCCCAGCCATTTTTTCTTTTTAAGATAAGTGTTTAAGAACACTTCGAGTGAGAGCCATTAGCTCAGTTGGTAGAGCATCTGACTTTTAATCAGAGGGTCGAAGGTTCGAATCCTTCATGGCTCACCATTTTCAAATTAATATGCGGGTGTGGCGGAATTGGCAGACGCGCTAGACTTAGGATCTAGTGTCTTTGACGTGGGGGTTCGAGTCCCTTCACCCGCACCATATTAATTTTTTATCAATAAGTTGCAGTGCTCATGCGCTGGCATCTAGCCGCGCGGTCGTGGCGGAATGGCAGACGCGCTAGCTTGAGGGGCTAGTGGGGGTATCCCCGTGGAGGTTCGAGTCCTCTCGACCGCACCAACTTTAACTTATAACATAGAATACATTTTAAATATGCGCCCTTAGCTCAGCTGGATAGAGTGTTTGACTACGAATCAAAAGGTCGGGAGTTCGAATCTCTCAGGGCGCGCCATATTTACTTACGGGAAGTGGCTCAGCTTGGTAGAGCACCTGGTTTGGGACCAGGGGGTCGCAGGTTCAAATCCTGTCTTCCCGACCATACTTATGCGGGTGTAGTTTAGTGGTAAAACAAGAGCCTTCCAAGCTCTGGTCGTGAGTTCGATTCTCATCACCCGCTCCATTATTTTTTACGGGCCTATAGCTCAGCTGGTTAGAGCGCACGCCTGATAAGCGTGAGGTCGATGGTTCGAGTCCATTTAGGCCCACCATATGATCGTAAAAAGGATCAAAAAAAAGATTTTAAAAAAGCGCTTGACTTTATAACTTCCATTCGGTAAGATAATAAAGCTGTCTCGGAAAAAGACAAGCCAAACAAACAGTTCTTTGAAAACTGAACAAAAGAAATAGGTAAGGAATTAAGAATTAATTCCGTCAGTTTTAAAATCGAGCAAGACAAACACTTTTATGGAGAGTTTGATCCTGGCTCAGGATGAACGCTGGCGGCGTGCCTAATACATGCAAGTCGAGCGAATGACGAGGAGCTTGCTCCTCTGATTTAGCGGCGGACGGGTGAGTAACACGTGGGTAATCTGCCTGTAAGACGGGGATAACTCCGGGAAACCGGGGCTAATACCGGATAATAAGAGAAGAAGCATTTCTTCTTTTTGAAAGTCGGTTTCGGCTGACACTTACAGATGAGCCCGCGGCGCATTAGCTAGTTGGTGAGGTAACGGCTCACCAAGGCGACGATGCGTAGCCGACCTGAGAGGGTGATCGGCCACACTGGGACTGAGACACGGCCCAGACTCCTACGGGAGGCAGCAGTAGGGAATCTTCGGCAATGGGCGAAAGCCTGACCGAGCAACGCCGCGTGAGCGATGAAGGCCTTCGGGTCGTAAAGCTCTGTTGTTAGAGAAGAACAAGTACGAGAGTAACTGCTCGTACCTTGACGGTACCTAACCAGAAAGCCACGGCTAACTACGTGCCAGCAGCCGCGGTAATACGTAGGTGGCAAGCGTTATCCGGAATTATTGGGCGTAAAGCGCGCGCAGGCGGTCTCTTAAGTCTGATGTGAAAGCCCACGGCTCAACCGTGGAGGGTCATTGGAAACTGGGAGACTTGAGTGCAGGAGAGAAAAGTGGAATTCCACGTGTAGCGGTGAAATGCGTAGAGATGTGGAGGAACACCAGTGGCGAAGGCGGCTTTTTGGCCTGTAACTGACGCTGAGGCGCGAAAGCGTGGGGAGCAAACAGGATTAGATACCCTGGTAGTCCACGCCGTAAACGATGAGTGCTAGGTGTTGGGGGGTTCCACCCTCAGTGCTGAAGTTAACACATTAAGCACTCCGCCTGGGGAGTACGACCGCAAGGTTGAAACTCAAAGGAATTGACGGGGGCCCGCACAAGCAGTGGAGCATGTGGTTTAATTCGAAGCAACGCGAAGAACCTTACCAGGTCTTGACATCCTTTGACCACTCTAGAGATAGAGCTTTCCCCTTCGGGGGACAAAGTGACAGGTGGTGCATGGTTGTCGTCAGCTCGTGTCGTGAGATGTTGGGTTAAGTCCCGCAACGAGCGCAACCCTTGACCTTAGTTGCCAGCATTCAGTTGGGCACTCTAAGGTGACTGCCGGTGACAAACCGGAGGAAGGTGGGGATGACGTCAAATCATCATGCCCCTTATGACCTGGGCTACACACGTGCTACAATGGATGATACAAAGGGTTGCGAAGCCGCGAGGCCAAGCCAATCCCAAAAAGTCATTCTCAGTTCGGATTGTAGGCTGCAACTCGCCTACATGAAGCCGGAATTGCTAGTAATCGCGGATCAGCATGCCGCGGTGAATACGTTCCCGGGCCTTGTACACACCGCCCGTCACACCACGAGAGTTTGTAACACCCGAAGTCGGTGGGGTAACCCTTTTGGGAGCCAGCCGCCGAAGGTGGGACAGATGATTGGGGTGAAGTCGTAACAAGGTAGCCGTATCGGAAGGTGCGGCTGGATCACCTCCTTTCTATGGAGATTATGAAACACCTTCGTGTGTTTCGTAAGTACGCCTATTCTTCTTTTGTTCAGTTTTGAAGGAACTTAACTTCCTTTAGGGGCCTATAGCTCAGCTGGTTAGAGCGCACGCCTGATAAGCGTGAGGTCGATGGTTCGAGTCCATTTAGGCCCACCATTTTCATAAAATTTCATTCCCATTATGGGGCTTTAGCTCAGCTGGGAGAGCGCCTGCCTTGCACGCAGGAGGTCAGCGGTTCGATCCCGCTAAGCTCCACCATTGCACATCTTACGATGATGCATTTTTAAATTATGTTCTTTGAAAACTAGATATCGACATCCAAACAATATGCAAGGCAGATAGATTTATCTAATCTGCGCCAAGCAAGAATCTTTGATGTGCAAACATCATATAAGGTTAAGCTAGAAAGGGCGCACGGTGGATGCCTTGGCACTAGGAGCCGAAGAAGGACGGGACGAACACCGATATGCCTCGGGGAGCTGTAAGTAAGCATTGATCCGGGGATTTCCGAATGGGGGAACCCACCATCCGTAATGGGATGGTATCCATATCTGAATACATAGGGTATGAGAAGGCAGACCCGGGGAACTGAAACATCTAAGTACCCGGAGGAAGAGAAAGCAAATGCGATTTCCTGAGTAGCGGCGAGCGAAACGGAATCAGCCCAAACCAGAGAGCTTGCTCTCTGGGGTTGTAGGACACTCTATACGGAGTTACAAAGGAACGAAGTAGGTGAAGTGGTCTGGAAAGGCCAGCCGAAGAAGGTAACAGCCCTGTAGCTGAAACTTCGTTCCCTCCTGAGTGGATCCTGAGTACGGCGGGACACGTGAAACCCCGTCGGAATCCGGGAGGACCATCTCCCAAGGCTAAATACTCCCTAGTGACCGATAGTGAACCAGTACCGTGAGGGAAAGGTGAAAAGCACCCCGGAAGGGGAGTGAAACAGATCCTGAAACCGTGTGCCTACAAGTAGTCGGAGCCCATTAACGGGTGACGGCGTGCCTTTTGTAGAATGAACCGGCGAGTTACGATCCCGTGCAAGGTTAAGTTGATAAGACGGAGCCGCAGCGAAAGCGAGTCTGAATAGGGCGACATAGTACGTGGTCGTAGACCCGAAACCGTGTGATCTACCCATGTCCAGGGTGAAGTTCAGGTAACACTGAATGGAGGCCCGAACCCACGCACGTTGAAAAGTGCGGGGATGAGGTGTGGGTAGGGGTGAAATGCCAATCGAACACGGAGATAGCTGGTTCTCCCCGAAATAGCTTTAGGGCTAGCCTCGCGGCAAGATTCCTGGAGGTAGAGCACTGATTGGACTAGGGGCCCCCACAGGGTTACCGAATTCAGTCAAACTCCGAATGCCAGAGAATTATCCGCGGGAGTCAGACTGCGAGTGATAAGATCCGTAGTCAAAAGGGAAACAGCCCAGACCATCAGCTAAGGTCCCAAAGTATACGTTAAGTGGCAAAGGATGTGGAGTTGCCCAGACAACCAGGATGTTGGCTTAGAAGCAGCCACCATTTAAAGAGTGCGTAATAGCTCACTGGTCGAGTGACTCTGCGCCGAAAATGTAACGGGGCTAAACGTATCACCGAAGCTATGGCTTGTACCGTATGGTACAGGGGTAGGGGAGCGTTCGAAGTGCAGCGAAGTCAGACCGGAAGGACTGGTGGAGCGCTTTGAAGTGAGAATGCCGGTATGAGTAGCGAAAGACAAGTGAGAATCTTGTCCATCGAAAGCCTAAGGTTTCCTGAGGAAGGCTCGTCCGCTCAGGGTTAGTCGGGGCCTAAGCCGAGGCTGAAAAGCGTAGGCGATGGATAACAGGTTGATATTCCTGTACCACCTCCTTTCCGTTTGAACAATGGGGGGACGCAGTAAGGTAGGGTGAGCGCACTGATGGAATAGTGCGTCTAAGCAGTTAGGCTGTTGGGTAGGCAAATCCGCCCAACATGAAGGCTGAGCTGTGATGGCGAGGGAAATTTTAGTACCGAAGTCCCTGATCCTACACTGCCAAGAAAAGCCTCTAGTGAGGAAAGAGGTGCCCGTACCGCAAACCGACACAGGTAGGCGAGGAGAGAATCCTAAGATGATCGGGAGAACTCTCGTTAAGGAACTCGGCAAAATGACCCCGTAACTTCGGGAGAAGGGGTGCTCTGATAGGGTTTATCGCCCGAGAGAGCCGCAGTGAATAGATCCAAGCGACTGTTTAGCAAAAACACAGGTCTCTGCGAAACCGCAAGGTGAAGTATAGGGGCTGACACCTGCCCGGTGCTGGAAGGTTAAGAGGAGGGGTTATCCTTTGGGAGAAGCTCTGAATTGAAGCCCCAGTAAACGGCGGCCGTAACTATAACGGTCCTAAGGTAGCGAAATTCCTTGTCGGGTAAGTTCCGACCCGCACGAAAGGTGTAACGACTTGGATACTGTCTCAACGAGAGACCCGGTGAAATTATAGTACCTGTGAAGATGCAGGTTACCCGCGACAGGACGGAAAGACCCCATGGAGCTTTACTGCAACTTGATATTGGATTTTGGTACAGCTTGTACAGGATAGGTAGGAGCCTGAGAAGCCGGAGCGCCAGCTTCGGTGGAGGCGTCGGTGGGATACTACCCTGGCTGTATTGAAATTCTAACCTTGGACCGTAATCCGGTTCGGAGACAGTGTCAGGTGGGCAGTTTGACTGGGGCGGTCGCCTCCTAAACAGTAACGGAGGCGCCCAAAGGTTCCCTCAGAATGGTTGGAAATCATTCGCAGAGTGTAAAGGCACAAGGGAGCTTGACTGCGAGACCTACAAGTCGAGCAGGGACGAAAGTCGGGCTTAGTGATCCGGTGGTTCCGCATGGAAGGGCCATCGCTCAACGGATAAAAGCTACCCTGGGGATAACAGGCTTATCTCCCCCAAGAGTCCACATCGACGGGGAGGTTTGGCACCTCGATGTCGGCTCATCGCATCCTGGGGCTGAAGTAGGTCCCAAGGGTTGGGCTGTTCGCCCATTAAAGCGGTACGCGAGCTGGGTTCAGAACGTCGTGAGACAGTTCGGTCCCTATCCGTCGCGGGCGCAGGAAATTTGAGAGGAGCTGTCCTTAGTACGAGAGGACCGGGATGGACACACCGCTGGTGTACCAGTTGTTCCGCCAGGGGCATAGCTGGGTAGCTACGTGTGGACGGGATAAGTGCTGAAAGCATCTAAGCATGAAGCCCCCCTCAAGATGAGATTTCCCATCACGCAAGTGAGTAAGACCCCTTAGAGATGATGAGGTTGATAGGTCTGGTGTGGAAGCGTGGTGACACGTGGAGCTGACAGATACTAATCGGTCGAGGGCTTATCCTTAAAAAAGCATAACGTTTGGAAACGTCGTATCTAGTTTTGAGAGAACATACTCTCTACAAGTTAGAATCATGGTGAAAGTCATGGTTAGGTCTAGTGATGATGGCAAAGAGGTCACACCCGTTCCCATACCGAACACGGAAGTTAAGCTCTTTAGCGCCGATGGTAGTTGGGGGTTTCCCCCTGTTAGAGTAGGACGTCGCTAGGCAAAGAAGGTGGGATGAACTTTATGTTCGTTCCATCTTTTTTTTGTATTAAAAAGCTAGAAATATAAACTTTGGAATCATTTAGAAGTTGAAAACAGTGCATTCGGGGTATAAATAACGAGTTTTTATGAAAGAAATAAAGTCTAACTTAACTTGCCTTAACATTTATAAGTCCTCAAAAATATTTATAAGTCTTCACCATATTCCCACCCCTAAACCAGAGCTTAAAACCATCCAAAAAGGAAACTTGGCATCTGCCAAGCTTTCATTCAATTTATAAAGGAAGATCGCCATTACGCCGAGCCTCGTATTCAAATCCCAAACCCAAAAAGGATACTTTGGCATCTGCCAAACTTCCTACTAAACTCCCCTAAAAACCACAACTGTTTTTGCATCAATTCTCCAGTTTCCAACTTGTCCAAAAAGTGTTATCCTTAACGAAGTATTTTTCACCTTGGGAGGCTTGCCATCATGTTAGATAATGCGTTCGTCATGGTTGGGATCATATTATTGATCAATATTGTATATGTATCGTTTTTTACGATCAGGATGATCCTGACGTTGAAAGGACAAAGGTACTTAGCTGCCTTTATTAGTGTGTTCGAGGTTATTATCTATGTGGTCGGCCTCGGGCTTGTTCTTGATAACTTAAATGAGATTCAAAACTTAATTGCGTATGCGGTTGGTTATGGAATTGGTGTATTAGTAGGAATGAAGATTGAAGAAAAGCTTGCACTTGGATATACTACTGTTAACGTAATTACGACAAATCTCGAAGGCGGCTTGCCGAACGAGCTTCGCAACAAAGGCTATGGGGTTACGAACTGGCTTGCAGAAGGTCGTGAAGGACAGCGTTTGATGATGGAGATTTTAACATCACGTAAATCAGAAATGAACCTATATAATACAGTAAAGGATTTAGATCCGAAGGCGTTTATTATTTCACATGAACCTAAAGCGTTTCATGGTGGATTTTGGGTTAAGGGTATCAGGAGGTAACAGATGGAGAAGAAACCTTCTAAAAAGAAGTTTGCTGTTGAAGCAGGAGAAACGATCTCGGATTGTCTGGATCGTATGGCTGATGAGGGCTATACACCGGTAAGACGTATGGAAGAGCCCGTTTTTCATGAAGTGAAGCGCAACGGCAGAATGGAACCAGAAGTAAAGGAACAAAGAATTGTATTTGAAGGCAAACTCCTTCAATAATGACCAAAACACGAACATTAAATGTAATATACAACTTAATGTTCGATTTTTGTTGACAAAACAAAACAATCATTGCTACAATAAAACCAGAAGAATAAAGCCCTCATATAATTTCGGGGATATGGCCCGTAAGTCTCTACCTGATGACCGTTATTTCATCAGACTATGAGGGAAAGCATCTTTCTGTCTATTTTTATCGGATACGTATGTCCAGTTGGCTGCTTTCTCTCATATTAGGGAGAAGCATACCAACTGGACTTTTTTATATTTTCTGACAATAAGGAGGCTACCATGGCTAAAGTTGGCGTGATCATGGGAAGTGTTTCAGATTGGGAAACAATGAAAGAAGCGTGTGACCTATTAGATGAACTAGAAGTAGCTTACGAGAAGAAGGTGGTTTCGGCACACCGTACACCGGATCTCATGTTTCAATACGCAGAAGAAGCAGAGCATAGAGGAATTGAAGTGATCATTGCTGGAGCAGGCGGAGCAGCTCACTTGCCAGGTATGGTCGCAGCAAAAACGATCCTGCCTGTAATCGGTGTTCCGGTTCAATCCAAAGCGCTTAACGGCATGGATTCACTGTTATCCATCGTTCAGATGCCAAAGGGTGTTCCTGTCGCGACAGTTGCGATCGGGAAGGCTGGTGCAGCGAATGCAGGACTTCTAGCCGCACAGATGGTAGCCGTACATGATGAAGGAGTCAAACAACGTTTAAAACAACGCCGTGCTACAGCACAACAACTGGCGATCGAAAGTAGTGAGCTTCTTGTTTAAGACGATAAAACCACAACAAACACTTGGTATACTTGGCGGAGGTCAGCTTGGCCGCATGATGGCGTTGAGCGCTCGTGAGATGGGATTGAACGTTGTTGTTTTAGAACCAGGTGAGAATTCACCATGCGGGCAAG encodes the following:
- a CDS encoding SprT family protein, yielding MTNEELQKLTEEISIQFFNKTFRHQARFNRRLRTTGGRYLLRSHDIEMNPHLYEAFGMEELIGVIKHELVHYHMHIEGRGYKHGDDDFKYWLHKVGGSRFCQSIPEKRRTESYKYAYMCTDCMQSYKRKRKIDTRRYVCGKCRGKLKQVSLK
- a CDS encoding DUF2179 domain-containing protein, which translates into the protein MLDNAFVMVGIILLINIVYVSFFTIRMILTLKGQRYLAAFISVFEVIIYVVGLGLVLDNLNEIQNLIAYAVGYGIGVLVGMKIEEKLALGYTTVNVITTNLEGGLPNELRNKGYGVTNWLAEGREGQRLMMEILTSRKSEMNLYNTVKDLDPKAFIISHEPKAFHGGFWVKGIRR
- a CDS encoding NETI motif-containing protein, producing MEKKPSKKKFAVEAGETISDCLDRMADEGYTPVRRMEEPVFHEVKRNGRMEPEVKEQRIVFEGKLLQ
- the purE gene encoding 5-(carboxyamino)imidazole ribonucleotide mutase translates to MAKVGVIMGSVSDWETMKEACDLLDELEVAYEKKVVSAHRTPDLMFQYAEEAEHRGIEVIIAGAGGAAHLPGMVAAKTILPVIGVPVQSKALNGMDSLLSIVQMPKGVPVATVAIGKAGAANAGLLAAQMVAVHDEGVKQRLKQRRATAQQLAIESSELLV